A genomic region of Dreissena polymorpha isolate Duluth1 chromosome 4, UMN_Dpol_1.0, whole genome shotgun sequence contains the following coding sequences:
- the LOC127880303 gene encoding uncharacterized protein DDB_G0271670-like: SSDSSSSSSYSSSRSSSSSNSSSSSSSSRSSNNSSNSSSSSSSNSSSSSSSRSSSSSSSSSSSSSSSSSSRSSSSSSSSRSSSSSSSCSRGSSSSRSSSSNSSSNNSSSSISCSSISSISSSSDSSSSSSNSSSSNSSSRSSSSSSSSCSSSSSRSSNNSSSSSSSRSSRSSSSSSSSSSSSSSSRSSSSSNSSSSSSSRSSGSSSSSRGNSSRGSSSSSSSSSSSSSSSSSSSSSSSSSSSSSGSSSNSSRSRSSSSISSSRSSSSSSSSSSSSSSSNSSSNNSSSSISCSSISSISSSSSSSSSSSSSSSSSSSSNSSSSSSSSNSSSSSSSSSSSSSSS; this comes from the exons agtagcgatagtagtagtagtagtagttatagtagtagtagaagtagtagtagtagtaatagtagtagtagtagtagcagcagcagaagcagcaacaacagcagcaacagtagtagtagtagtagtagtaatagtagtagtagtagtagtagtagaagtagtagtagtagtagtagtagtagtagtagtagtagtagtagtagtagtagtagaagtagtagtagtagtagtagtagtagaagtagtagtagtagtagtagttgtagtagaggtagtagtagtagtagaagtagtagtagtaacagcagcagcaacaacagcagcagcagtataagttgtagtagtattagtagtattagtagcagtagcgatagtagtagtagtagtagtaatagtagtagtagtaatagtagtagtagaagtagtagtagtagtagtagtagttgtagtagtagcagcagcagaagcagcaacaacagcagcagcagtagtagtagtagaagtagtcgtagtagtagtagtagtagtagtagtagtagtagtagtagtagtagtagaagtagtagtagtagtaatagtagtagtagtagtagtagtcgtagtagtggtagtagtagtagtagtagaggtaatagtagtagaggtagtagtagtagtagtagtagtagtagtagtagtagtagtagtagtagtagtagtagtagtagtagtagtagtagtagtagtagtagtggtagtagtagtaatagtagtcgtagtagaagtagtagtagtattagtagtagtagaagtagtagtagtagtagtagtagtagtagtagtagtagtagtagtaacagcagcagcaacaacagcagcagcagtattagttgtagtagtattagtagtataagtagtagtagtagtagtagtagtagtagtagtagtagtagtagtagtagtagtagtagta atagtagtagtagtagtagtagtagtaatagtagtagtagtagtagtagtagtagtagtagtagtagtagtagt